The following nucleotide sequence is from Gammaproteobacteria bacterium.
CATCTGGCGCTAGGATGTGGGTCTGAGCGAGGCGGAGTTGGTCCGCTTTGAGGCGAGCCTTTAGCGCTGCGACACGTGCCTGAGCCGTTTTCTCCACGGTTAGATACTGAATCGTTTGTTGTGCGCTGAGTGTGCCGTGACCTTCCACCTGGCGTGCACGGTTGGCGTTGGCATGGGCCTCGGCCAAAGCGGCCTCGGTTTCGGTAAGGCTGGCCCGCGTTTGGTCGCGTTCGGCGATAACCGTGTCACTCTGCAAACGTGCCAGCTCCTGGCCTTTGCGCACACGATCCCCAACGTTGACCAGCACCTCGATCAGGCGCAACCCGTTGATTTCCGCACCGACAATGGCCTCCTGCCAGGCGGTGATGGTGCCATTGGCGGTCAACTGGAGCGGCCATTCGGCCCGTGTTGGGACCACTGTGTTCACGGTGAGTGCCGCCTTGGCTGTCGGGAGGAGAGTGTCAGCAGCAGCAACGAAGGCTAAGAGCAAAATCGCTAGCGCAACGAGGGCTCGTACTGTTAGTAGGGTTGAGGGTTGGGTGGGATGGGAAGTCTTCATGTG
It contains:
- a CDS encoding Efflux transporter periplasmic adaptor subunit → MKTSHPTQPSTLLTVRALVALAILLLAFVAAADTLLPTAKAALTVNTVVPTRAEWPLQLTANGTITAWQEAIVGAEINGLRLIEVLVNVGDRVRKGQELARLQSDTVIAERDQTRASLTETEAALAEAHANANRARQVEGHGTLSAQQTIQYLTVEKTAQARVAALKARLKADQLRLAQTHILAPDDGTISARTATLGAVAQSGQELFRLIRRDRLEWRAELPAADLVQIQPGMNVSITIASKAKVTGKVRIVAPTIDPQTRTGLVYVDLNNHGDAKAGMFARGEIEINHTSVLTLPQAAVMLRDGFSYIYRVGPDHRIIQTKVGVGQRSGELIAITNGLETNVPVVSSGVGFLSDGDLVRIITP